A stretch of Aureispira sp. CCB-E DNA encodes these proteins:
- a CDS encoding esterase-like activity of phytase family protein, which yields MKRLLKLNTTSVLLLCLLFSISLKSQTYDVKPPKWKSLDQISKSLKTTQLELKESVYLPSGRIKKISSISVLSVTSNVITAIMCSDDSKWFKVEIEIGDTEEINRFEILREGILVDKLNNEIGGVEGTAIYDGYFYVSLDNDIKNKQQNYIFKYDLDDLDKIKSSWKFEEKIKLVDEKYFPTADAYKNAGLEALAVTDDGKLFTIYEKGSTNKRLAWLKNIYQREQATIELKYMAQYPEIKGAATLSNGNIVILEKEFDKYVKKNKEVKKTRFSIHELDRKTLNKDTYLITKKLLETKFSQDDFDNFEGITSFVMNEKEYLLIISDDNGDSSQNTLLFLFKRINPNDGKTKPKVPRVGVVEPEKEKVVDPTLIPYPQFSGNRSSFNTYADKKNRQIIYDTKLGASLTRIDENGNTQKAHGIPRHANVSVAISPLTLRGILKEEVKYFTVSIEGKDHLFKNSVQDLYELTSPPSGDVGTSTGDSHEPELEKSVDKALSMLDIRGTDDELKEALEGVEANLPQDKKSSFISAKDAFLNGAKNSLTKDNLREELKKIKNNGFAQGTVRTQSNLENYLNNVLRSWDKGDQYVQYSEIERLKAYRDTLRKAIHEWQISGNRLSLKETEAFNKVMNWLPQEIYLTTFSSIAPDKDEIEIKIKTFGEAGAATNEFKIAKRKVSTGLAVNIGTSLFLTGFRSSDAYLNDSFPINDTVIERRVMIPTNDQLSVGIGANAELSFRTPSIVRPMISLGFFVPLNEKVKPLVAIGGGVTVGTQKVKISASFGAAFGTMNVIKEEYLNKNVSSTIQLSEVTETVWNHSWQMAIGISYNIVGTN from the coding sequence ATGAAACGACTACTCAAATTGAATACTACCTCAGTGTTACTATTATGTTTATTATTTAGTATTAGTTTAAAATCGCAAACTTATGATGTGAAACCTCCTAAGTGGAAAAGTTTGGATCAAATATCCAAATCTTTGAAAACTACACAGCTTGAGCTAAAAGAATCCGTTTATTTACCCTCTGGAAGAATTAAAAAAATTTCCTCTATTTCTGTTCTAAGTGTTACTTCTAATGTAATTACAGCTATCATGTGTTCTGATGATTCAAAATGGTTTAAAGTAGAAATAGAAATAGGTGACACGGAAGAAATTAATAGATTTGAGATACTGAGAGAGGGAATTTTAGTTGATAAATTAAATAATGAGATAGGTGGAGTAGAAGGAACAGCTATCTACGATGGATATTTTTATGTTTCCTTAGATAATGATATAAAAAACAAACAGCAAAACTATATATTCAAATATGACTTGGATGACTTGGATAAAATAAAAAGCAGTTGGAAGTTTGAAGAGAAAATTAAGCTAGTAGATGAAAAATATTTCCCTACCGCAGATGCTTATAAGAATGCTGGGTTAGAAGCTCTGGCAGTAACAGATGATGGAAAATTATTTACAATTTATGAAAAAGGAAGTACTAACAAGAGATTAGCTTGGCTGAAAAATATTTATCAAAGAGAACAGGCTACTATAGAGTTGAAGTATATGGCTCAATATCCTGAGATAAAGGGAGCTGCAACATTATCGAATGGGAATATTGTTATTCTTGAAAAAGAATTTGATAAGTACGTAAAAAAGAATAAGGAAGTAAAAAAGACTCGGTTTAGTATTCATGAACTTGATCGAAAAACCTTAAATAAGGATACATATTTAATTACCAAGAAGTTATTGGAAACAAAATTCAGTCAAGATGATTTTGATAATTTTGAAGGAATTACTTCCTTTGTAATGAATGAAAAAGAGTATCTATTAATTATCTCTGATGATAACGGGGATAGTAGTCAAAATACTCTGTTGTTTCTATTTAAACGAATAAATCCTAATGATGGAAAGACAAAACCTAAAGTACCTAGAGTAGGAGTTGTAGAACCTGAAAAAGAGAAAGTTGTTGATCCTACATTAATTCCTTATCCTCAATTTAGTGGAAATAGAAGCTCTTTTAATACTTATGCAGATAAAAAAAATAGGCAAATTATTTATGATACTAAGTTAGGTGCCTCACTAACAAGAATAGATGAGAATGGTAACACCCAAAAGGCTCATGGAATACCTAGGCATGCAAATGTTTCTGTGGCAATAAGCCCTCTGACTTTAAGAGGTATTCTGAAAGAAGAGGTAAAATACTTTACGGTTAGTATTGAAGGAAAGGATCATTTATTTAAGAATAGTGTTCAGGATTTATACGAATTAACTTCCCCTCCAAGCGGAGATGTGGGCACCTCTACTGGAGATAGTCACGAGCCAGAATTGGAAAAATCTGTAGATAAAGCTTTATCTATGCTAGATATTCGAGGTACAGATGATGAGTTAAAAGAAGCACTTGAAGGAGTTGAAGCTAATTTGCCCCAAGATAAAAAAAGTTCATTTATAAGTGCAAAAGATGCATTTCTTAATGGAGCAAAAAACAGCCTTACAAAAGATAACTTAAGAGAAGAGCTAAAGAAAATAAAAAACAATGGCTTTGCTCAAGGTACTGTTAGAACTCAAAGCAATTTGGAAAACTATCTTAATAATGTTCTAAGGAGTTGGGATAAAGGAGATCAATATGTTCAATATTCTGAAATTGAAAGGCTAAAAGCTTATAGAGATACTTTAAGAAAAGCCATTCATGAATGGCAAATATCGGGAAATAGATTGTCTTTAAAAGAAACTGAGGCATTTAATAAGGTAATGAATTGGTTACCCCAAGAGATATATCTAACAACCTTCTCGTCAATCGCACCAGATAAGGATGAAATAGAAATTAAAATAAAAACCTTTGGGGAAGCGGGTGCAGCAACAAACGAATTTAAAATAGCCAAAAGGAAAGTTAGTACAGGTTTGGCTGTTAATATAGGAACTTCTCTTTTCTTGACAGGATTTAGGTCAAGTGATGCTTATCTGAATGATTCTTTTCCGATCAATGATACCGTTATTGAGAGAAGAGTAATGATTCCTACCAATGATCAACTTTCTGTAGGAATTGGTGCAAATGCAGAATTATCTTTTAGAACTCCTAGTATTGTTCGTCCAATGATAAGTTTGGGCTTTTTTGTTCCTTTGAATGAAAAAGTAAAACCCTTGGTTGCTATTGGTGGAGGTGTTACGGTAGGAACTCAAAAGGTAAAGATAAGTGCTTCTTTTGGTGCTGCTTTTGGAACAATGAATGTAATTAAGGAAGAATATTTGAATAAAAATGTATCTTCTACTATTCAGTTATCAGAAGTAACAGAAACCGTTTGGAATCATAGTTGGCAAATGGCAATAGGAATAAGTTATAATATTGTCGGAACAAATTAG
- a CDS encoding type I restriction-modification system subunit M, producing the protein MAIKKSELYSSLWASCDELRGGMDASQYKDYVLTMLFVKYISDKYAGDPNSLIDVPEGATFENMVALKGQPDIGDRINKEILNPLFQANGLDGQIDPVDFNDDEKLGSGKEKVDKLSKLIAIFENPALNFKNNRAEDDDILGDAYEYLMRHFATESGKSKGQFYTPSEVSRILAKVIDVHKADKSSFTAYDPTCGSGSLLLKVANEAAADITLYGQEKDIATRGLSIMNMWLHGHPEASIEGKNTLAYPQFTEKDGSLKRFDFVVSNPPFSMKNWSTGIIPLDDEFNRFRGYGVPPEKNGDYAFLLHILASMKSTGKGAVILPHGVLFRGNAEASIRQNIIERRWIKGIIGLPANLFYGTGIPACIIVLDKEGTAERKGIFMIDASKGFMKDGNKNRLREQDIHKIVDVFNSQKELPKYARFVPFEEIKKNEYNLNIPRYIDTQEEEDIQDLSGHLNGGIPNRDIDNLQEYWKVYPSLKQDLLAPLREGYSELNVDKDAIKSCIFEHTEFKAYRQTLDGLFEEWNNQVSPQLNAIHAQTAPKQLIHQISEALLEIYEGKALVNAYDIYQHLLNYWNETMKDDVYLLVEDGWEAKVRRIIEKNKKGKEVDKGWTCDLIPKDLIVQAYLLQEQQALQNLEADLEAVQAEMRQYEEEHTGEGGLLEEATNDKGKITKTTLTNQMKQVKNDPTEKEAYTLMQELKKLFDQETTLKKSIKTQVAELDQKTLEQYACLTEDEVKKLVVIDKWLATIQAAIQQEIDAISQRLTTRIKELAERYGDTLSTLNAETKTLEDKVAIHLQKMGLVWN; encoded by the coding sequence ATGGCAATAAAGAAATCAGAGTTATACAGCTCCCTTTGGGCGAGTTGTGACGAGTTGCGTGGAGGAATGGATGCCTCACAATACAAAGATTATGTGTTAACCATGTTGTTTGTCAAATACATATCCGATAAATATGCAGGAGATCCCAATAGTTTAATAGATGTTCCAGAAGGAGCAACTTTTGAGAATATGGTCGCCTTAAAGGGACAGCCAGACATTGGGGATCGAATCAACAAAGAAATTTTAAATCCATTGTTTCAGGCCAATGGCTTGGATGGACAGATAGATCCAGTTGATTTTAACGATGATGAAAAGCTAGGAAGTGGCAAAGAAAAAGTAGATAAACTCTCCAAATTAATTGCCATTTTTGAAAACCCTGCTCTGAATTTCAAAAACAATAGAGCCGAGGACGATGACATATTAGGCGATGCCTACGAATACTTGATGCGCCATTTTGCTACTGAGTCGGGAAAGAGCAAAGGGCAATTTTATACTCCTTCTGAAGTATCTCGAATACTAGCCAAAGTGATTGACGTACACAAGGCAGATAAATCTTCCTTTACTGCCTATGATCCAACTTGTGGTTCGGGATCCTTATTGTTAAAAGTAGCCAATGAAGCAGCGGCAGACATTACCCTCTATGGACAAGAAAAAGACATTGCTACCAGAGGTTTGTCTATTATGAATATGTGGCTACACGGTCACCCAGAGGCTAGTATTGAGGGGAAAAATACCCTTGCTTATCCACAATTTACTGAAAAGGATGGAAGCTTGAAACGCTTTGATTTTGTAGTATCCAATCCTCCTTTTTCGATGAAGAACTGGAGTACAGGAATTATACCACTGGACGATGAATTCAATCGTTTTCGTGGCTATGGGGTGCCTCCAGAGAAGAATGGCGATTATGCTTTTTTGTTGCACATTCTTGCTTCGATGAAGAGTACAGGAAAGGGAGCTGTGATTTTGCCACATGGGGTCTTGTTTAGAGGAAATGCGGAAGCTTCGATTCGCCAGAACATCATTGAACGCAGGTGGATCAAGGGAATTATTGGGTTACCTGCCAACCTTTTTTATGGAACGGGCATTCCTGCTTGCATTATTGTGCTGGACAAAGAAGGCACGGCAGAGCGTAAGGGCATTTTTATGATCGATGCCTCTAAAGGCTTTATGAAGGATGGTAATAAAAACCGTTTGAGAGAGCAGGACATTCACAAAATTGTTGATGTATTCAATTCTCAAAAAGAACTGCCGAAATACGCTCGTTTTGTTCCCTTTGAAGAGATTAAAAAGAACGAATACAACCTAAATATTCCTCGCTATATTGATACGCAAGAGGAAGAAGATATCCAAGATTTGAGCGGGCATTTGAATGGTGGTATTCCGAATAGAGATATTGATAACTTACAGGAATATTGGAAGGTTTATCCAAGCTTGAAACAAGACTTACTAGCACCTTTGAGAGAAGGATATAGCGAATTGAACGTGGATAAGGATGCGATCAAAAGCTGTATTTTTGAACATACTGAATTTAAGGCCTATCGTCAAACGTTGGATGGCTTGTTTGAGGAATGGAACAATCAAGTAAGTCCTCAATTGAATGCCATTCATGCTCAAACGGCTCCTAAGCAATTGATTCATCAAATCTCGGAAGCCTTATTGGAAATCTATGAGGGCAAAGCTTTGGTGAATGCTTATGATATTTACCAGCATTTGCTCAACTATTGGAATGAGACGATGAAGGATGATGTCTATTTGTTAGTAGAAGATGGTTGGGAAGCCAAGGTGCGTCGAATTATAGAGAAGAACAAAAAAGGGAAGGAAGTAGACAAGGGCTGGACCTGTGATTTGATTCCCAAAGATTTGATTGTACAGGCTTATTTGCTACAAGAACAACAAGCTTTGCAAAATTTGGAAGCAGATTTGGAAGCGGTACAGGCAGAAATGCGCCAATATGAGGAGGAGCATACTGGAGAAGGTGGCTTGTTGGAAGAGGCGACGAATGATAAGGGAAAGATTACCAAAACAACCTTAACCAATCAAATGAAGCAGGTCAAAAATGACCCTACAGAAAAGGAGGCTTATACCTTGATGCAGGAATTAAAAAAATTGTTTGACCAAGAGACAACCCTTAAAAAAAGCATCAAAACCCAAGTAGCGGAACTGGATCAAAAAACATTGGAGCAGTATGCTTGCTTGACAGAGGATGAAGTTAAAAAACTAGTTGTCATAGACAAATGGTTGGCTACGATACAGGCAGCCATTCAGCAGGAGATTGATGCGATTTCTCAGCGTTTGACAACTCGTATTAAAGAATTGGCAGAACGCTATGGAGATACCTTATCGACTTTGAATGCAGAAACCAAGACTTTGGAAGATAAAGTGGCTATTCATCTTCAAAAAATGGGCTTAGTATGGAATTAA
- a CDS encoding restriction endonuclease subunit S produces the protein MELIETEFKQTEVGLIPVDWEVFVLSDVLNGIADVDHYMPQSRKDGIPYVMTGNLKELASNINFNDCKKISADDYKRLSKKIKNLKGDVILARYATIGTVSYVDIDFDFVVSYSCVTVKSNPSKLLGMFLFYYFKSSVFEIEVKNKVNANTQSNVGIGDLNTMKIALPTLQEQDIIVKALSDVDALIHSLETLIAKKKAIKQGAMQELLTGKTRLVGFENDKGYQQTEVGLIPVDWEVRLASDIAEVRSGKRLPKGNALQDTETSQPYIRVADMFNGGVELKNIKYVPESVSLQISNYRIYKDDIFISVAGTLGICGMIPLILDGANLTENANRFTNIQCDKKFLLYILLSPLIQNLINSSKTLGAQPKLALVRIRNFAIPLPPTLKEQRAIAETLSNMDQEIQTLQTKKEKYQAIKQGMMQELLTGKTRLISS, from the coding sequence ATGGAATTAATAGAGACTGAATTTAAACAGACGGAGGTTGGTTTGATTCCTGTTGATTGGGAGGTATTTGTTTTGAGTGATGTATTAAATGGGATCGCTGATGTTGATCATTATATGCCTCAATCAAGAAAAGATGGTATCCCTTATGTTATGACAGGTAATTTAAAAGAGTTAGCTAGTAATATAAATTTTAATGACTGTAAAAAAATAAGTGCAGACGATTATAAAAGGCTTTCAAAGAAAATCAAAAACTTAAAGGGAGATGTAATTTTAGCACGATATGCAACAATTGGTACTGTTTCTTATGTGGATATCGATTTCGATTTTGTGGTTTCGTATTCATGCGTTACTGTTAAATCAAATCCTTCTAAGTTGCTGGGAATGTTTTTGTTTTATTACTTTAAATCAAGTGTTTTTGAAATAGAAGTTAAAAATAAAGTCAATGCAAATACACAAAGTAATGTAGGAATTGGAGACTTAAATACAATGAAAATTGCTCTTCCTACTCTTCAAGAACAGGATATTATAGTTAAAGCCCTAAGCGATGTAGATGCCCTCATTCATAGTTTAGAAACCTTGATTGCTAAAAAGAAAGCTATCAAACAAGGGGCTATGCAGGAATTGTTGACGGGGAAGACTCGTTTGGTGGGCTTTGAGAATGATAAGGGTTATCAACAGACGGAGGTTGGTTTGATTCCTGTTGATTGGGAGGTGAGATTAGCTTCAGATATTGCTGAAGTTCGAAGTGGAAAAAGGTTACCTAAAGGAAATGCTCTTCAAGATACCGAAACTTCTCAACCTTATATTAGGGTAGCCGATATGTTTAATGGAGGAGTAGAACTAAAAAATATTAAATATGTTCCAGAAAGTGTTAGCCTTCAAATTTCTAATTATAGAATTTATAAAGATGATATTTTTATATCTGTTGCGGGTACATTAGGAATTTGTGGAATGATTCCATTAATTTTAGATGGAGCAAATTTAACTGAAAATGCTAATCGTTTTACAAATATTCAATGTGATAAAAAATTTCTGTTGTATATCCTTTTATCTCCTTTGATTCAAAATTTAATTAATTCAAGTAAAACATTGGGAGCGCAGCCTAAATTAGCTTTAGTTAGAATTCGAAATTTTGCTATCCCACTTCCCCCAACCCTAAAAGAACAAAGAGCCATAGCCGAAACACTCTCCAATATGGATCAAGAAATCCAAACTCTACAAACCAAAAAAGAAAAATACCAAGCCATCAAACAAGGCATGATGCAAGAATTGTTAACAGGTAAAACTAGATTAATATCGTCTTAA
- a CDS encoding DUF262 domain-containing protein has translation MSSIDAKIRKVKDILDQNLKIPNYQRPYRWEEKHVFQLLEDIFKSWKEGKTAYRIGSLILHEKEGKDEKEKDLEIVDGQQRITTLTLIFLSLDEKRFYNYAEKLHFSHDDSKYTIKRNFVFIKEWLGHEVAQAKVEFLNYLLEACEFVEVKVKKTSEAFQMFDSQNSRGKSLEAYNLLKAYHIRAMESEAETLKVDCDRRWESAIRFYSGEKEPKDILKQLFEEQLYRTRLWSRKEYAYRFSKEVIGEFKGKTIEDENSVDYPYQNTYLLQRLILQNSNLLGSKMKGIKPRFMTRELPNVNPFVSINQPIINGKLFFDFIESYTEIYKQLFIYIDDKSCLGEFKTFYDKYCNYKTNRVGDSYLKELYKSLVMLVFDKYGEEGLNEYYKVLYTIVYRLRVEKFQVKYNAVMKYAADKCLFVIIDESKGFVDLRALNALTMDTVVCRRDEALIIRFLCEQNVKISKHEDLSIDVMKKYKNSIDGTRKSQ, from the coding sequence ATGAGTAGTATAGATGCAAAGATTCGTAAGGTAAAAGATATTTTAGATCAGAACCTTAAAATACCAAATTATCAACGCCCTTATCGTTGGGAAGAAAAGCATGTTTTTCAACTATTAGAGGATATTTTTAAGAGTTGGAAAGAGGGGAAAACAGCGTATAGAATAGGTAGTCTTATCCTACATGAAAAAGAGGGAAAAGATGAAAAAGAGAAAGATTTAGAAATTGTAGATGGTCAACAACGAATCACCACTTTAACTTTAATTTTTTTGTCTTTAGATGAGAAGCGTTTTTATAATTATGCAGAGAAATTACATTTTAGTCATGATGATTCTAAATATACGATAAAGCGTAATTTTGTCTTTATAAAGGAGTGGTTGGGGCACGAAGTTGCTCAAGCGAAGGTAGAATTTCTAAATTATTTGTTAGAGGCTTGTGAATTTGTAGAGGTTAAAGTAAAAAAAACATCAGAGGCCTTTCAGATGTTTGATTCGCAGAACAGTAGAGGGAAAAGCTTGGAGGCTTATAATTTGTTGAAAGCTTATCATATTAGAGCCATGGAAAGTGAAGCGGAAACACTTAAAGTAGATTGTGATCGAAGGTGGGAAAGTGCTATAAGATTTTATTCTGGTGAAAAAGAGCCAAAAGATATTCTGAAACAATTATTTGAGGAGCAGTTGTACCGAACTCGTCTTTGGAGTCGAAAAGAATATGCTTATCGATTTAGCAAAGAAGTTATAGGAGAGTTTAAAGGCAAGACGATTGAGGATGAGAATAGTGTAGATTATCCTTATCAAAACACCTATTTGCTTCAACGGCTTATCCTTCAAAATAGTAATCTATTAGGTAGTAAAATGAAAGGAATAAAACCTCGTTTTATGACAAGAGAATTGCCAAATGTAAATCCTTTCGTTTCTATTAATCAGCCTATTATTAATGGAAAACTCTTCTTTGATTTTATAGAAAGCTATACAGAAATTTATAAACAATTATTTATTTACATAGACGACAAAAGTTGTTTAGGAGAATTTAAGACATTTTATGATAAATATTGTAATTATAAAACCAATCGAGTAGGCGATTCTTATTTGAAAGAACTATACAAGTCGCTTGTTATGTTGGTTTTTGATAAATATGGAGAAGAGGGGCTTAATGAATACTACAAGGTTCTTTATACGATTGTTTACCGTTTGAGAGTAGAGAAGTTTCAAGTAAAATACAATGCTGTTATGAAATATGCAGCAGACAAGTGTTTATTTGTGATTATAGACGAGAGCAAGGGCTTTGTTGACCTGAGGGCATTGAATGCTTTAACAATGGATACGGTAGTTTGTCGAAGAGATGAAGCACTTATTATTCGATTTTTATGTGAACAAAACGTGAAAATCAGTAAACATGAAGACCTATCGATAGATGTTATGAAAAAGTACAAAAACTCAATAGATGGAACGAGAAAATCTCAATAA
- a CDS encoding DUF262 domain-containing protein: MERENLNKSLKEILDYEHNYVVPLYQRNYAWGAEEIFQLIQDIYEHFVESPTEHYFIGTLVVLKRKNEDYEVIDGQQRLTTISILGKYLDVNRIKKPKLKYDSRQKVECFFDKFYNNPNSVNIQDDKSIAHFVHAVDYIKSTVLNPKETKPIRLESFKERANYSVFVDYFFNKVILVRVEIPQDTDVAHYFEVMNNRGEQLVPHEILKARLLEKIENKKQAAIFAKVWEACSQMDSYIQSYFNKEDKNYFFGEKKYDGFNFNPLEDQQGEVNEKTFVSINSILKEYELRGDSSDKGTKKANGKYNSIIDFPNFLMHIFKLKYKDYDGREVPLSGDELLRVFEALEGEIDPMDFIKDLFFYRVVFDRFVLKTVEDEKVEDNYKWVLRKPAYYFYDTKEQDRLVLKNTFEKREEQDAIIKCLSMLQVTFRTKKYKKWLQEVFQWFREVKDLEISGEEYLKKLNAYVLAVFSENERLVDICTNKTPNVDYAEGTNTPHFLFNFIDYLLWMDKPKDFNFDFKYRNSVEHHLPQSLENAGFVHSLGNLCLVSKRANSRMGNENAVGKAKETNGKYYKEDLPPKQKLIYDKTNKGSCWGEVEIKAHYDEIVKVLKGRNKILEHHER, translated from the coding sequence ATGGAACGAGAAAATCTCAATAAAAGCTTAAAAGAAATATTAGACTACGAGCATAATTATGTGGTACCTCTATACCAACGGAATTATGCTTGGGGAGCAGAGGAAATATTTCAACTAATTCAAGATATTTATGAGCATTTTGTAGAATCTCCTACAGAACATTATTTTATAGGAACCTTAGTGGTCTTAAAACGAAAGAATGAGGACTATGAGGTAATAGATGGGCAACAGCGATTGACAACGATTTCTATATTGGGAAAATATCTTGATGTAAATCGAATAAAGAAACCTAAATTGAAGTACGATTCGAGGCAAAAAGTAGAGTGTTTTTTTGACAAGTTTTATAACAACCCCAATAGTGTGAACATACAAGACGATAAATCGATTGCTCATTTTGTTCATGCGGTTGATTATATAAAAAGTACGGTACTCAATCCAAAGGAAACGAAGCCTATTCGATTAGAATCTTTTAAGGAGCGTGCTAATTATTCGGTTTTTGTAGATTATTTTTTTAATAAAGTCATATTGGTTCGAGTCGAAATCCCTCAGGATACAGATGTTGCACATTATTTTGAAGTGATGAACAATAGGGGAGAGCAGTTGGTGCCTCATGAAATTTTAAAGGCAAGGTTATTAGAAAAAATAGAAAATAAAAAACAGGCAGCAATTTTTGCTAAGGTTTGGGAGGCTTGTTCTCAAATGGATAGTTATATACAGAGCTATTTTAATAAAGAGGATAAAAATTACTTCTTTGGCGAAAAAAAATATGATGGATTTAATTTTAATCCGTTAGAAGATCAGCAAGGGGAAGTAAATGAGAAGACATTTGTCTCTATTAATAGTATATTGAAAGAATATGAATTAAGGGGTGATTCGTCAGATAAAGGAACAAAAAAAGCGAATGGCAAGTATAACTCAATTATAGATTTTCCTAATTTTTTGATGCATATCTTTAAATTGAAATATAAGGATTACGATGGGCGAGAAGTTCCGCTTAGTGGAGATGAGTTATTACGTGTGTTTGAAGCCTTAGAAGGTGAAATAGATCCAATGGACTTTATTAAAGATTTGTTTTTTTATAGAGTAGTCTTTGATCGCTTTGTATTGAAAACAGTTGAGGATGAAAAAGTAGAGGATAACTATAAATGGGTATTGAGAAAACCAGCGTATTATTTTTATGATACAAAAGAGCAAGATCGATTGGTTTTAAAAAATACATTTGAAAAAAGGGAAGAGCAAGATGCCATTATTAAGTGTTTGTCTATGCTTCAAGTAACGTTTAGAACCAAGAAATATAAAAAATGGTTACAGGAAGTATTTCAATGGTTTAGAGAGGTTAAAGATTTAGAAATTAGTGGGGAAGAGTATTTAAAGAAGTTGAATGCTTATGTTTTAGCTGTTTTTTCTGAGAACGAGCGCTTAGTAGATATTTGTACTAATAAAACTCCAAATGTTGATTATGCAGAGGGGACAAATACGCCTCATTTTCTTTTTAATTTTATAGATTATTTGTTGTGGATGGATAAGCCTAAGGATTTTAACTTTGATTTTAAATATCGGAACTCTGTAGAACATCATTTGCCTCAATCTTTAGAGAATGCAGGATTTGTTCATAGTTTAGGGAATTTATGCCTAGTTAGCAAACGTGCTAATTCTAGGATGGGAAATGAAAATGCTGTTGGTAAAGCTAAAGAAACGAATGGTAAATATTATAAAGAAGATTTGCCGCCTAAGCAAAAACTAATATACGACAAAACAAATAAAGGAAGTTGTTGGGGAGAAGTAGAAATAAAAGCACATTATGATGAGATTGTAAAAGTGCTTAAAGGTAGAAACAAAATATTAGAACACCATGAAAGATAA